From the Mycobacterium sp. 155 genome, the window GGGTTCGTCGCGGGCGGGATGGCCGTACTGATCATGCTGATCTGGGTGATGACGGCGCTGGTGATCTCCACGTCGGACAGCCGCAGCGCAAAGGACACCGCCGCCGATTCACTCAAGACCGTGACCAACCTCGCCATCACCGCTCAGCAGGCCCGCGCCGACGAAACCCTGGCGCTGATCCGCCGCGGCGACGAGAGCGTGCGTAAGCAGTCCTACTACCAGCGCATCGACACGATGCAACAGCAACTGGCGGCCTACCTGGGCCGCGATACCGGCATGGACAAAACCGATCTGGCCGACGCCGACCAGCTGCTGACCCGGTGGCGCGCCGCCGACGATCGGATCAACGCCTACATCGCCGTCGGCAATTACCAGGCCGCCACCCAGGTGGCGCTCGGCACCAGCGAGGACGATTCGACCCCGGCTTTCGACAAGCTCGACGAGGCGTTGTCGAAGGGCATCCAGCAGAGCCGCAACCAGTTGCGCAACGACATCGTCAACGCCCGCCGCGTGCTCTCCGGCGCGACCGTCGGCGCCGCCGTGTTGAGCGTGGCTGCCGCGGTGGCGGTGGCGTTGGGCCTGTGGCCACGACTCAGTGAGTATCGGTAAGCGCCAATGAGGAAAGTTCTGATCCTGCTCGCGACGGTGTTGATGGTGGCCGGCTGCAGCCAGACCGCGCCCGCTCTGACCGTCCCGGCGCTCACCTTGTCGCCGCCCACGCCGGCCGGCATGGAGGAACTCACGCCGCAGCCGGTGCAGGTACCTGCCCCTGACGCTGACGAGTGTGACCGCACCGCGAGCCTGCGCCCGTTCAACAACAAGGCCGACGCCGACGCCGCGGTTGCCGACATCCGTAACCGGGGCCGCCTCGTCGTCGGGCTCGACATCGGCAGCAACCTGTTCTCTTTCCGTGACCCGATCACCGGTGAGATCACCGGATTCGACGTCGACATCGCCGGCGAGGTGTCTCGCGACATCTTCGGCACCCCGGCACAGGTCGAGTATCGGATCCTGTCATCGGCCGACCGCATCGCCGCACTGCAGAACAAGAAGGTCGACATCGTCGTCAAGACCATGACCATCACCTGCGAGCGCCGCAAGCAGGTCAACTTCTCGACGGTGTATCTGATGGCCAATCAACGCATCCTGGCTCCGCGCGACTCGACCATCTCGCAAGCCTCGGACCTGTCCGGTAAGCGCGTGTGCGTGGTCGACGGCACGACGTCGCTCAAACGCATCCAGCAGATCAGCCCGGCGCCGATCATCGTCTCGGTGGTGACGTGGGCCGACTGCCTGGTGGCGTTGCAGCAGCGCCAGGCCGACGCGGTCAGTACCGACGACTCGATCCTGGCCGGCTTGGTGGCTCAGGACCCCTATCTGCACATCGTCGGCCCCAGCATGAACGAGGAGCCCTACGGAATCGGGGTAAACCTGGACAACACCGGCCTGGTGCGGTTCGTCAACGGCACGCTGGAACGTATCCGGCGCGACGGCACATGGAACACGTTGTACCGCAAGTGGTTGACGGTGCTGGGCCCGGCGCCCTCCCCTCCCGTCGCGAGGTACATCGACTGATGACACAGCCACCCGAAGTCCCAGAGGAGCCCGACGAGGAGCCCGGTACCCAGCCGGCCACTCTCGAAGACCTCGACATAGATTCGCGGTCAACGGTGCGGCCCATGGCCACCCAAGCGGTGTTCCGGCCGGACTTCGACGACGACGAGGAGCGCGGCAAGTCTTCCGTTTTCGGCGACACCGAGGCATACGACCACGGGACCATGACGACACGCATCGTTTCGCCGATCCGTCGGTTGGGTGGCGGTCTGGTGGAAATGCCGCGGGTGCCCGAGCGAGATCCGTTGAGCGCGTTGATGACCAACCCGGTGGTGGCGGAATCGAAGCGGTTCTGCTGGAACTGCGGTAAGCCTGTCGGCCGATCCTCGTCCGACGGCCGGGCCCTGTCGGAGGGGTGGTGCCCGAACTGCGGCAGCGCGTATTCCTTTCTGCCGCAACTGTCCCCCGACGACATAGTCGCCGACCAGTACGAGATCAAGGGGTGCATTGCCCACGGCGGCCTGGGCTGGGTGTATCTGGCGTTCGACCACAACGTCAACGAGCGGCCGGTCGTGTTGAAGGGCCTGGTGCATTCCGGCGACGCCGAGGCGCAGGCCATCGCGATGGCCGAGCGCCAGTTCCTGGCCGAGGTGACGCATCCGGGGATCGTCAAGATCTACAACTTCGTCGAACACGATGACAAGCACGGCAATCCCGTCGGCTACATCGTCATGGAATACGTGGGAGGGACATCGCTCAAGCAGGCCAAGGGCACCAGGCTGCCGGTCGCCGAGGCGATCGGCTACATGATGGAGATCCTGCCCGCACTGGGCTACCTGCACTCCATCGGATTGGCCTACAACGACCTCAAGCCCGAGAACATCATGATCACCGAGGAACAGCTCAAGCTGATCGACCTCGGTGCGGTGTCGCGGCTCAATTCCTACGGATACCTGTACGGCACACCGGGTTACCAGGCCCCCGAGATCGTGCGCACCGGGCCGACCGTGGCCACCGACATCTACACGGTGGGCCGGACCCTGGCCGCCCTGACCCTGAAGTTGCGCACCCGCAAGGGCCGCTATGTCGACGGGCTGCCGTCCGATGATCCGGTGCTCACCAAGTACGACTCGTTCGGGCGACTGCTGCGCCGGGCCATCGATCCCGATCCCAGGCGGCGCTTCGCCACGGCCGAGGAGATGTCGTCACAGCTGCTCGGTGTCCTGCGCGAAGTGGTGGCCACCGACAGCGGGATGCCGCGCCCGGGCCTGTCGACGGTGTTCAGCCCGTCACGATCGACCTTCGGGGTGGATCTGCTCGTCGCACACACCGACGTGTACGTCGACGGCCAGGTGCACTCGGAAAAGCTGACCGCACAAGAGATCGTCCGGGCGCTGCCGGTGCCGCTGGTCGACCGCACCGATGTGGGTGCGCCGGTGCTGGTGGCCAGTGTGCTGAGTCAGCCGGTGCACACCCTCGATCAGCTGCGCGCCGCACGTCACGGCGCGCTCGACGCCGAGGGCATCGACCTGTCCGAATCGGTCGAGTTGCCGTTGATGGAGGCTCGCGCGCTGCTCGATCTGGGGGACGTGGCCAAGGCCACCCGCAAACTCGACGATCTGGCTACCCGGGTCGGCTGGAACTGGCGTCTGATCTGGTTCCGCGCGGTCGCCGAGATGTTGTCTGCCGACTATGATTCGGCGACAAAGCATTTCACCGAGGTGCTGGACACCCTGCCCGGTGAGCTGGCACCCAAGCTAGCACTGGCCGCGACGGCCGAGCTGGCCGGTACGGCTGACGAGCTGACCTTCTACAAGACGGTGTGGGGCACCGACAACGGCGTCCTCTCCGCGGGCTTCGGGTTGGCCCGGGCCCAGTCGGTCAGCGGGGATCGCGATGGAGCGGTGCGGACACTCGACGAAGTCCCGCCCACCTCACGGCATTTCACCGCGGCCCGGCTCACGAGCGCGGTCACGCTGCTGTCCGGGCGATCAACCAGTGAGATCACCGAGCAGAACATCCGCGACGCGGCTCGACGGGTGGAGGCACTGCCCGACACCGAGCCTCGCGTGCTGCAGATCCGAGCGCTGGTGCTGGGTACCGCGATGGACTGGCTGGCCGACAACGCCGCCAGCAGCAACCACATCCTGGGCTTCCCGTTCACCGAGCACGGACTCAAGCTCGGCGTCGAGGCATCGCTTCGGGCGCTCGCACGGATAGCCCCGACTCAGTCCCATCGTTATGCCCTGGTGGATCTGGCCAACAGTGTCCGGCCGATGAGCACGTTCTGAACTGACGCGACGCCCGTGGTCGGAGCCGGCCGGCGCCCGCTGGGATTTTGTAACCACCTGCCACATCAGTCACTGTTCGCAAACCATGGACGTTGCGCCCGGCTGTTAGCGACAAAGTCGCGGAAATCGCCTCAGCTGCAACGCTGTTCACTGCGGCACCGCGGTGCGAATCTCACCGGAACCGGCAGTCACGGCAGCCACATCAACACCGAAATATGCTGTGCCCGACTGTTATCGACTTTGTCGCTCGCAGCGCGGGCACGTAACCAGTGAGGCTGAGTCGTTCTTATGGTGCCTGTGTGGAGCGCGAGATTGACTCACGCGATACGCACGATACCAGCGATATTGATGTGGCGATTTCCGCGACTTTGTCGCTAACAGGCGGGCAACTCGAGTCCCCTTTCCAGAGCCGGGACGGATGTGACTGATGTGACTCCGTCGAGAATCGTCCACCGCTAGGCGGATCGGACCACCTGCGCACAGGCGCGGGCGATGGCCAGTTCCTCGTCGGTCGGAATCACCAGCACGGTGACCGGTGACGATGGCGTCGAGATGCGCCGGGCATCCCGCGACGGGCTCTCGTTCAGTTCCGGATCGAGTTCGATACCCAGCGTTGCCAATCCGCTCAACGCGTCCCGCCGCACGGCCGCGTCGTTCTCCCCCACGCCTGCGGTGAAGCTGATGATGTCGGTGGTTCCCAGCACCGCCAGGTATGCCCCGACATACTTTCGCAACCGGTGGATGTACACGTCGTACGCCAATTGCGCTGCGTTGTCGCCGGTTTCGATCAGCTGGTGCAGCTTACGGAAGTCGTTCTGACCGCTGAGGCCCAGGAGCCCGGACCGGCGGTTGAGCATGGTGTCGATATCCTCGATGCTCATATCCGCCGTCCGGCACAGGTAACCGACGATACCCGGATCGATGTCGCCGCTGCGGGTGCCCATCACGAGCCCCTCCAGCGGCGTGAGCCCCATGGAGGTGTCGACGGCGCGGCCACCGCTGACCGCCGACGCCGACGCGCCGTTACCAAGGTGCAGCACAATCTGGTTCACCGAATCGTAGGGCCGTCCCATGAACTCGGCGGCCTGTCGGCTCACGTATTCATGCGAAGTGCCGTGGAACCCGTAGCGCCGGATGTGCCACCGCTCGGCAACCTCACGCTCGATAGCGTAGGTCGCCGCAGCGGCAGGAAGATCGTGGAAGAACGCGGTGTCGAACACCGCGATGTGCGGTACGTCGGGCAGGATGCGCCGGGCTACCTCGATACCGACCACTGCGGGCGGATTGTGCAGCGGGGCAAGGGGAGCCAGTTCCTCGAGCTTGGACATCATCGCGTCATCGATCACAGCGGGTCGGTAGAACGTCTTGCCGCCGTGCACCACCCGATGCCCGACCGCCACCAGCGCGAGATCGTCGAGGCGCAACCCCGCCTCGGCAGACAGCTCGAACGCCAGCCGCAACGCCGCCTCATGATCGGCGATCCGACCTTCACGACGCAATGTGCGGTCGCCGACCTTCAACGTGGCCGTCGACGAATCCTCACCGATACGCTCCACGATTCCGTCCGCAAGCTGCTGCCCTGAATCAGGTTGGATGAGTTGGTATTTCACTGACGACGAGCCGGAGTTGATCACCAATACGGTGTCCGTCATCATGACACCCCTTGCGCCTGGATCGCCGTGATCGCGACCGTGTTGACAATGTCCTCGACCAGCGCACCCCGCGAGAGGTCGTTGACGGGCTTGTTCAGGCCCTGCAGCACCGGGCCGATCGCGATGGCACCTGCCGATCTTTGCACCGCCTTGTAGGTGTTGTTGCCGGTATTGAGGTCCGGGAAGATCAGCACCGTGGCCCGTCCGGCCACCGGGGAGTCCGGCATCTTCGTGATCGCCACCGACGGCTCCACGGCCGCGTCGTACTGGATCGGCCCCTCGACCAGCAGATCCGGTTCGCGTTGGCGCACCAATTCCGTTGCCACCCTGACCTTATCGACATCAGCACCGGTACCCGAGGTCCCCGTCGAATACGACAGCATGGCCACGCGCGGCTCGATGCCGAACTGCGCGGCGGTGCGGGCCGACGATATCGCGATGTCGGCCAGCTGCTCGGAGGTGGGATCCGGCACGATCGCGCAGTCACCGTAGGCCAGCACCTTGTCGGCCAGGCACATGAGGAAGATGCTGGATACCGTCGAAATGCCGGGGGCCGTTCGGATGATCTCGAACGCCGGCCGCACGGTGTGCGCGGTGGTGTGCGCCGCTCCCGACACCATGCCGTCCACCATGTTGTTGTGCACCAGCATGGTGCCGAAATACGAGACGTCGTGGATGGTTTCGCGGGCCTGTTCGAAGGTGATGCCCTTCTTGCGGCGCAGTTCGGCGTACTGCTCGGCGAAGCGATCACACAGCTCGCTGGTGCGCGGATCGAGGACGACGGCCGCGTCGATGTCCACCCCGAGTTCGGCTGCCCGGGAACGGATCTGACTTTCCTCGCCGAGGATGGTCAGGTGGGCTACGCTGCGCCGCAGCAGCCGGCCCGCAGCCTTGAGGATGCGGTCGTCGGTGCCCTCGGGCAGCACGATGCGCTTGCGGTCGGAGCGAGCCCGGTCGAGGAGCTGGTAGGTGAACATCTGCGGCGTGGTCACCGCCGGAATCGGGATGGTCAGCTGCGCCAGCAGATCGCCGACGTCGACGTAGCGGTCCATCAGGGCCAGCGCGGTGTCGATCTTGCGCTGCGACTTCGCGGTCACGCGACCGCGCGCGCCGGCCACGCGGCTGGCGGTCTCGAACGTGCCGTACTTGGTGGTCACGATCGGCAGCCGCAGCCCCAGTCCCTCCACCAACGAGGCGATGGCCGGATGCAGATCGAGTCCGCCGTTGAGGATGATGCACGACAGCGACGGAAACCCTTCGGCGGCATGGGCACTCACCACGGCCAAGACCACGTCGGACCGATCGCCCGGTGTCACCACCGCGACACCCTCGGTCAGCCGCTCCAGCACGTGCTCGGCCGTCATACCCGCAACGAGCACGCCCATCACCTCACGGGACAGCAGCTGCGGGTCGCCGGCGATCACCGTACCGTCCACCGCTACCTGCAGTTCAGCCACCGACGGTGCGACGAGCAGAGGCTCCTCTGGCAATACATAGGCGGGAGTGCCGAGCGGTTTGAGGGCCTCGGCCACCGCGGTCATCTGCGCCGGGTCGCACCGGTTGGCGACCACCGCCGCGGCGTGAGCATGTTGATGGCTCAACTCGGCCAGGCACACCTCGACGACGTGCGCGACCTCCTCGGGTGTGCGGTCGGCGGCCTTGACGGCGAGCACCACCGGTGCACCCAGGTTCACCGCAATGCGCGCGTTCATGCTGAGCTCGCTGGGCGTGGCGATGTCGGTGTAGTCGCTGCCGACTATCAGGACCGCGTCGCACCGGTTGGCGACGCGGTGGAAACGGTCGACGATGTCGGTGATCGCTGCGTCGGGGTCCTCGTGCACATGCTGGTAGTCGACCCCGACACAGTCTTCGTACGGCAATCCGGCCGTGGTGCCGGCCAGCAGCAGTTCGAGGATGTAGTCACGGTCCTCGCCCAACCGAGCGATGGGCCGGAACACTCCGACCCGGGGCACGGTCGCGGCCAGCCGGTGCAGGATCCCCAGCGCAATGGTCGACTTACCGGTATCCCCTTCAGGCGATGCTACGTAGATCGCGGTCGCGATGTTCCCATCCGGCACCGCTCCAGCATTCCCTAGACCAAGACACTTCCGCCAGCGCAACGGTGACCGTCAGCCGAGCTTGCGCAGGCGCGGCTCCAGGTCGGTCTTGAACAGCTCGAGGAAGCGCCGCTGGTCATGCCCGGGGGCGTGGAACACCAGGTGATTGAGGCCGTAGCCCACATACTCAGCGACCTTGGCCACGGCCTCGTCAGGATCGGACGCCACGATCCAGCGCTTGGCGACCTGTTCGATGGGCAGCGCGTCGGCGGCCTTCTCCATCTCGATCGGATCGCCGATGGAATGCTTCTGCTCGGCCGTCAGCGACAGCGGGGCCCAGAACCGGGTGTTCTCCAACGCCAGCTTCGGGTCCGGATCGTAGGAGATCTTGATCTCGATCATCCGATCGATCGCCGCGACATCGCGGCCCGCGGCCGCTGCACCTTCTGCGACAGCGGGGATGAGCTTGTCCTTGTACAGCTCCTCCCCCTTGCCCGAAGTGCAGATGAAGCCGTCGCCCGCACGTCCGGCGTACTTGGCGACCACGGGACCACCGGCCGCGATGTACACCGGGACACCACCCTCTGGCACGTCGTAGATCGAGGCGCCTTTGAGCCGGTAGTACTCGCCGTCGAAATCGACGCGGTCGCCCTGCCACAACTTACGCATCAGCTTGACCGCCTCGCGCAGCCGCGCGAAACGTTCCTTGAACTCCGGCCATTCGCCGGCGTAGCCGGTCGCGATCTCGTTGAGCGCCTCACCCGTACCCACGCCGAGGAAGATCCGCTCCGGGTACAGACACGCCATCGTCGCGAAAGCCTGCGCGATCACCGCGGGGTTGTAGCGGAAGGTCGGGGTCAGCACCGACGTGCCCAGCACCAAACGCTGGGTACGTTCGCCCACGGCCGTCATCCAGGCCAGCGAGAACGGCGCATGCCCGCCCTCATGGCGCCACGGCTGAAAATGATCGCTAACCGTCGCGCTGTCCATCCCCGACGCTTCCGCGAGCACCCCCAGCTCGACCAGTTCCCGGGGCGCGAATTGCTCTGCAGAAGCCTTATAACCAAGTTTGAGTTCAGCCACGATTTGTTTCTACTCCAGTCCATAGACTCGCGGCATGGCAGCAGCTCTGAGCGCGATCACCGAGCATGTGCACGTCGCACAAACCGACCTGGTCAACTGGACTTTGGTGACCGACGGTGACGGTGTGCTGCTGATCGACGCCGGCTATCCGGGCCAGCGCGACGACGTGCTGGACTCGGTGCGGCAGCTCGGCTTCGGCACCGACGACATCACCGCGATCGTGCTGACCCACGCCCACATCGACCATTTCGGGTCGGCCATCTGGTTCGCGAAAACCCTTGGCACACCGGTGTTCTGCCACGCCGAAGAGGTAGGCCACACCAAACGTGACTATCTTGAGCAGGCCTCGCCGACCGACGTCGCCAAGCACATCTGGCAGCCGCGTTGGCTCAAATGGACGGCGGCACTGATCGCCAACGGCGGGTTGGATCATTCGGGCATACCCACCGCAGCGGCCCTCACGCCGGAGGTGGCATCCGGACTGCCCGGCACGCCGGTGGCCGTCCCGACGCCGGGACACACCGGTGGACACTGCTCGTTCATCGTCGACGGCGTCCTGGTCGGCGGGGACGCTCTGGTTACCGGGCACCCGCTGATAACGCGGCCCGGTCCGCAGCTGCTGCCCGCGCTGTTCAATCACGACGAGGCGGCCTGCCTGCGCAGCCTGAAGGTATTGGGCCGGCTCGACACCGACGTGCTGGTGCCGGGACACGGCCCGGTGTGGCGCGGACCGATCGCCGAGGCGGTGCGGGAAGCCATCACCCGACATGGTTGATCAGTGGATCACGGGCGTCGACATCGGCCGCCGAGGACAACCGCCGGCCCTTCCACTCAAAACTTGACACATGTAAAGTTCGCCGCCATGGACAACATCAGGGGCAAGACCATCGCGATCACAGGCGCTGCCCGCGGTATCGGTTATGCCACCGCCGCGGCACTGCTGGCCCGCGGTGCTCGCGTCGTGATCGGTGATCGGGACGTGGCGCTGCAGGAGTCGGCGGTCGTCGAGTTGACCAAGCTCGGCGAGGTCTCGGGCTATCCGCTCGACGTCACCGACCGGGAGTCCTTCGCCGCCTTCCTCGACAAGGCTCGCACCGACGGCGGCGGCCACATCGACGTCCTGATCAACAACGCCGGCGTCATGCCGATCGGCCCGTTCCTCGACCAGAGCGAGCAGTCGATCCGGTCGTCCATCGAGGTCAACGTGTACGGCGTGCTCACCGGATGCCGCCTCGCACTGCCGGACATGGTGAAGCGTCGCAGCGGCCACGTCATCAACATCGCCTCGCTGTCGGGCCTCATCCCGCTGCCGGGCCAGGTGGTCTACGTCGGCGCCAAATACGCGGTCGTCGGCCTGTCCACCGCGCTCGCCGACGAGATGGCCCCACACGGGGTCAACGTGTCGGTGGTCATGCCGCCGTTCACCAACACCGACCTGATCACCGGCACCAAATCCAGCGGGCCCATCAAGCCGGTCGAGCCCGAGGACATCGCCGCGGCGATCATCAAGACGCTCAACAAACCCAAAACCCACGTGTCTGTGCCGCCGCCGCTGCGTTTCATCGCCCAGGCCGCCCAGCTGCTGCCTCCCCGCGGGCGCCGCCGGCTCAACAAGGCGCTGGGCCTCGACACGGTGTTCCTGGATTACGACGCCGCCAAACGCAAGAGCTATGAGGACCGGGCCCAGGCCGCCCGGGGCATCATCGAGGGCTAAGTTCACTGGCGAGGTTCACTGGCGAGCAGGCACTGAGGTCCCCGAAACGCGGCGTGTCGGGGACCGCCGCGTCTGCTCGCGCTAGAAGGTGAACTCCGGGACCAGGTCACCGGCGCGATAGGTCTCGATGGCGTCGAGGTGCTCGACGAACTCGTCGTGACCGAACTCGTAGCTGTCGGTGCGGCCAACGAACACCACCCTGACGATCGCGCCGTCCTCGGCCGCGTCGAGCCACAACGACGTGACGGGCAGGCCGTCGTCCACCTCGGCACCGGACGGTTCGTAGAACCACGCCGCTACGTCGTCGTTGGAGGTTTCCTCGTCAAAAACCCAGCCGCGCTCAGTGATTCGCTCATCGAACTCGACCAGGTCCGCCACGATGGCTTCTTGGCCGACTTCCTGGATCGCCGACAACTGCTCGACGACCTCGTGCGGGACCCAGCGCGACTCCTGGGTGGTCTGCCGCTTCTTGCGGCGGGCCTTCTTGGCGTCGGATGCGCGGGACACGCTCAGCTCAGGGCCTGGTCGAGGTCGGCGATCAGATCTTCGGTGCCTTCCAGGCCGACAGAGATGCGCACCACGCCGTCGCCCAGGCCGATCGCCGCGCGTCCCTCGGGCCCCATGGCGCGGTGGGTCGTGGTGGCGGGGTGCGTGACGAGCGTCTTCGCGTCGCCCAGGTTGTTGGAGATGTCGATGATGCGCAGCTTGTCGAGCATCTCGAAGGCCCGTTCCTTGCCGCCCTCAAGCTCGAAAGTCAGAACGGTGCCACCGCCCCGCATCTGCCGCTTGGCCAGATCGTATTGCGGATGTGATTGCAGGAACGGGTATTTCACCCAGTTCACCCCGGCTTTGCCTTCCAGGAACTCTGCGACTGTCTGCGCCGAACGGTTGGAATAATCCACCCGGACCGCAAGAGTCTCAAGGCCTTTGAGCAGTATCCAGGCGTTGAACGCGCTGATCGCCGGGCCGGTGTGGCGCATCAGCTTCTGCACCGGGCCGTCGATGTAGTCCTTGTCGCCGAGGATCGCACCGCCCAGCACCCGGCCCTGACCGTCAATGTGCTTGGTGCCCGAATACACCACGACGTCGGCGCCCAACGGCATGCCCTGCTGCAGCAGAGGGGTGGCAAAAACGTTGTCCAGCACTACTTTTGCCCCGGCAGCGTGCGCGAGTTCACACACCGCGGCGATGTCGACCAGGGATTGCATCGGGTTGGACGGCGTCTCGAAGAACACCGCCTGGGTCGGCACCGAGAGCGCTTCCTCCCACTGGGAGAGGTCTTCGCCGTCGACGAACACTGTCTCCACACCCCACCGGGGCAGGATCTCGTTACAGACCACGAAGCAGGAACCGAACAGGCTGCGGGCCGCAACCAGGCGGTCACCTGCACCCAATAGCGCACCGAGCGAGGTGAACACCGCGGCCATGCCGGTGGCGGTGGCGAAGCACGCCGGAGCATCCTCGATGAGTCGCAACCGCTCCTCGAACATCGCGATGGTCGGGTTGCCGTACCGCGAGTAGACGAACCGGTCGATCTCGCCGGTGAACGCCTTCTCGGCTGCCTCCGCGCTCTCGTAGACGTATCCCGACGTGAGGAACAGCCCCTCCGCGGTCTCCTCGAACTCCGACCGCAGCACGCCGCCGCGCACGCCGATGGTGGCCTGACTCAGGCCATCCGGCAACTGTGCGGGAATCCGCACGGAATGCACCTCCGGTGAGCTCACGATTGCCTCCATGGCAGGCCGACGGCCTTCCAACCGGTGCCGCCACGGTGGCGGTTCTCGTCGAGGTTGCCCTCGAAGCCGTCGAGCATGTTGTAGGACGGGGCATAGCCCGCGGCGGTCGCAGCTTCGGCGGCACCGATCGAGCGATTGCCGGAGCGACACAGGAAAACCACAGGGCGCGCACCGGATTCGGCGCCGATTTTCTCCTGGAGATCCGCCATGAACGCATCGTTGTGGCTGCCGTCGGTCCGGTTCCACTCGATGTAGACCACATCACGGCCCAGCTGGGTCAGATCCGCCACGCCGACGAACCGCCACTCGGCGTCGGTGCGGCAGTCCACCAGCACGGCGCGGGGGTCCTCGCTCAGCAGTTTCCAAGCCTGCTGCGGCGTGATATCTCCGGCATAACTCACGGCCGTGAGTCTTTCACACCCGAGCAGACGCGCCATGCGCCGTCCTCGCGCACGAACGTGGTCTCGGCATCAACCTTCGTATCAGGCGCCTTGTCGAAGTGGTAGACGACGGTGCCCGTGGCCCGGTCACCGTCGATCCGCACGCCTTTCACGTCGTCGACAAACCGGGCGCCGTGCTTGGCCACCGAATCACGTTGCCGGGCAAGAAAATCAGCCTCGTTACCCCGCTGATCGCGACAGGTGTAGTCGGTGAACGAGCCCCAGTTCTCGCGTTGCATGGCATCGTTCTGCCCCACCGCGGCCCGGCCCACCCGCTGTTCCTCGGACAGTCCGTCACCACCGCCGGGCAGGTTGGCCACCACAATGCCAATCACGACGAGTGCAAAGATCGCCAACGCCCCCAGAAACGGCGCCATGGTCGGCCGGTCGACCGGCTCGTCGGCCGTCACGAGAAAAGCTTGCGCAGGGCAGTGCCCACCCGACGGGCCCGGTCGCGAGCAACGATCGCATCCGGCGCGGTGGCCAGGGCCACCCCGAGCCGATGCCGGCCGTCGGATTCGTCACCGGGGCCGAACA encodes:
- a CDS encoding serine/threonine-protein kinase PknG, whose protein sequence is MTQPPEVPEEPDEEPGTQPATLEDLDIDSRSTVRPMATQAVFRPDFDDDEERGKSSVFGDTEAYDHGTMTTRIVSPIRRLGGGLVEMPRVPERDPLSALMTNPVVAESKRFCWNCGKPVGRSSSDGRALSEGWCPNCGSAYSFLPQLSPDDIVADQYEIKGCIAHGGLGWVYLAFDHNVNERPVVLKGLVHSGDAEAQAIAMAERQFLAEVTHPGIVKIYNFVEHDDKHGNPVGYIVMEYVGGTSLKQAKGTRLPVAEAIGYMMEILPALGYLHSIGLAYNDLKPENIMITEEQLKLIDLGAVSRLNSYGYLYGTPGYQAPEIVRTGPTVATDIYTVGRTLAALTLKLRTRKGRYVDGLPSDDPVLTKYDSFGRLLRRAIDPDPRRRFATAEEMSSQLLGVLREVVATDSGMPRPGLSTVFSPSRSTFGVDLLVAHTDVYVDGQVHSEKLTAQEIVRALPVPLVDRTDVGAPVLVASVLSQPVHTLDQLRAARHGALDAEGIDLSESVELPLMEARALLDLGDVAKATRKLDDLATRVGWNWRLIWFRAVAEMLSADYDSATKHFTEVLDTLPGELAPKLALAATAELAGTADELTFYKTVWGTDNGVLSAGFGLARAQSVSGDRDGAVRTLDEVPPTSRHFTAARLTSAVTLLSGRSTSEITEQNIRDAARRVEALPDTEPRVLQIRALVLGTAMDWLADNAASSNHILGFPFTEHGLKLGVEASLRALARIAPTQSHRYALVDLANSVRPMSTF
- a CDS encoding acetate kinase, whose translation is MTDTVLVINSGSSSVKYQLIQPDSGQQLADGIVERIGEDSSTATLKVGDRTLRREGRIADHEAALRLAFELSAEAGLRLDDLALVAVGHRVVHGGKTFYRPAVIDDAMMSKLEELAPLAPLHNPPAVVGIEVARRILPDVPHIAVFDTAFFHDLPAAAATYAIEREVAERWHIRRYGFHGTSHEYVSRQAAEFMGRPYDSVNQIVLHLGNGASASAVSGGRAVDTSMGLTPLEGLVMGTRSGDIDPGIVGYLCRTADMSIEDIDTMLNRRSGLLGLSGQNDFRKLHQLIETGDNAAQLAYDVYIHRLRKYVGAYLAVLGTTDIISFTAGVGENDAAVRRDALSGLATLGIELDPELNESPSRDARRISTPSSPVTVLVIPTDEELAIARACAQVVRSA
- a CDS encoding glutamate ABC transporter substrate-binding protein; translated protein: MRKVLILLATVLMVAGCSQTAPALTVPALTLSPPTPAGMEELTPQPVQVPAPDADECDRTASLRPFNNKADADAAVADIRNRGRLVVGLDIGSNLFSFRDPITGEITGFDVDIAGEVSRDIFGTPAQVEYRILSSADRIAALQNKKVDIVVKTMTITCERRKQVNFSTVYLMANQRILAPRDSTISQASDLSGKRVCVVDGTTSLKRIQQISPAPIIVSVVTWADCLVALQQRQADAVSTDDSILAGLVAQDPYLHIVGPSMNEEPYGIGVNLDNTGLVRFVNGTLERIRRDGTWNTLYRKWLTVLGPAPSPPVARYID
- the fgd gene encoding glucose-6-phosphate dehydrogenase (coenzyme-F420), which codes for MAELKLGYKASAEQFAPRELVELGVLAEASGMDSATVSDHFQPWRHEGGHAPFSLAWMTAVGERTQRLVLGTSVLTPTFRYNPAVIAQAFATMACLYPERIFLGVGTGEALNEIATGYAGEWPEFKERFARLREAVKLMRKLWQGDRVDFDGEYYRLKGASIYDVPEGGVPVYIAAGGPVVAKYAGRAGDGFICTSGKGEELYKDKLIPAVAEGAAAAGRDVAAIDRMIEIKISYDPDPKLALENTRFWAPLSLTAEQKHSIGDPIEMEKAADALPIEQVAKRWIVASDPDEAVAKVAEYVGYGLNHLVFHAPGHDQRRFLELFKTDLEPRLRKLG
- the pta gene encoding phosphate acetyltransferase, encoding MPDGNIATAIYVASPEGDTGKSTIALGILHRLAATVPRVGVFRPIARLGEDRDYILELLLAGTTAGLPYEDCVGVDYQHVHEDPDAAITDIVDRFHRVANRCDAVLIVGSDYTDIATPSELSMNARIAVNLGAPVVLAVKAADRTPEEVAHVVEVCLAELSHQHAHAAAVVANRCDPAQMTAVAEALKPLGTPAYVLPEEPLLVAPSVAELQVAVDGTVIAGDPQLLSREVMGVLVAGMTAEHVLERLTEGVAVVTPGDRSDVVLAVVSAHAAEGFPSLSCIILNGGLDLHPAIASLVEGLGLRLPIVTTKYGTFETASRVAGARGRVTAKSQRKIDTALALMDRYVDVGDLLAQLTIPIPAVTTPQMFTYQLLDRARSDRKRIVLPEGTDDRILKAAGRLLRRSVAHLTILGEESQIRSRAAELGVDIDAAVVLDPRTSELCDRFAEQYAELRRKKGITFEQARETIHDVSYFGTMLVHNNMVDGMVSGAAHTTAHTVRPAFEIIRTAPGISTVSSIFLMCLADKVLAYGDCAIVPDPTSEQLADIAISSARTAAQFGIEPRVAMLSYSTGTSGTGADVDKVRVATELVRQREPDLLVEGPIQYDAAVEPSVAITKMPDSPVAGRATVLIFPDLNTGNNTYKAVQRSAGAIAIGPVLQGLNKPVNDLSRGALVEDIVNTVAITAIQAQGVS